In Aureibaculum algae, the following are encoded in one genomic region:
- a CDS encoding S41 family peptidase: MKLYKFLLMTIAFSIVHLTSAQHTDTFFTLDPTLTPDAESIIFSMDSDLWKVPTSGGNAQRLTAMQGDETNPSVSPDGKWLAFSSTQFGNADVYIIPLKGGEIRQLTFHESDDKVSSWSWDSSIIYFTSGRFNSFTTYSIHKNGGTPIRLFENYFNTVHNVVENPLNDEIYFNESWESGRFAHRKRYKGDYNPDIKSYNTKTKAFKKYTTYRGKDFGATFDKNGTLYFKSDEANDEYNLYTFNNGVKKSLTNFKTSIMWPKVSANGEKVVFRKDYQIYVYDVTSGKTNKPIIRVFKNNTLNKDQSFKTKGKISYFDVSPDDKKLAFVSRGRLFISDIKGKFIKEIKTDPIEAVQEVKWLKNNKTLIYSQSLKGYYNWYSINAEDNSNKKQITKINKNNRQLTFNSDRTKGVYISGRNNIIIIDLITFKTNTIVTDELWGFYNSNPYFSPDDKYVVYNAHRNFESDIFTYEIATKKTTNLTKTKISESEPTWSPDGKFIYFSSDKLQPGYPMGTTNSKIYQMALDKYEAPFKLDKIEKLFEEEKKEESKSKKEKDKNKEEEKVVKPVVIINPNNAMERLKQISPSFGQQENITVITKDDKTYIYYISNHSEGKNKLWKTTLEPFEKNKTESVSDKAINGYQIVSSSKNNYILFDGAIATLDIDGNKLKEIETDFTFNKALVNEFDQMFYDAWAGMEENFYDENFHGQNWQKLRDHYAQYLPNVTSRNHLSLIFNDMLGELNTSHFGFNSHGDEQDVYYGTRSLATGILFNNTDPFIVDAIVKESPTDVKGKNIKKGDELVAVNGVKIVKTENREKYFSVPSFENEITLTLKRKGVEHKVNVHASSTNTIKSLLYDEWQDLNQNYVDTKSNNKIAYVHMKNMSGGELTKFKEDLVSNEADKKALIVDLRFNTGGNVHDGVLNFLQQKKYLNWKYREGKLTGQSNFNYGNKPIVLLINEQSLSDAEMTASGFKELGLGTIVGTETYRWIIFTTGKSLVDGSFYRLPSWGCYTLDGKNLESEGVSPDVYVAESFKDRLDGKQPQLDKAIEILLKELNK, from the coding sequence ATGAAGCTCTATAAATTCCTCTTAATGACTATTGCTTTTTCAATAGTCCATCTTACTTCCGCACAACATACCGACACTTTTTTTACACTTGACCCTACATTAACACCAGATGCAGAATCAATTATTTTTAGCATGGATAGTGATTTATGGAAAGTACCTACTTCTGGAGGAAACGCTCAAAGACTAACAGCAATGCAAGGTGATGAAACCAATCCTAGCGTATCTCCTGATGGAAAATGGTTAGCATTCTCTAGTACCCAATTTGGCAATGCTGATGTGTACATTATACCTTTAAAAGGTGGAGAAATTAGGCAGCTTACTTTTCATGAAAGTGATGACAAAGTTTCTTCTTGGAGCTGGGACAGTTCAATCATTTATTTTACTTCTGGACGATTCAATAGTTTTACAACCTATAGTATTCATAAAAATGGAGGAACGCCAATACGACTATTTGAAAACTATTTTAACACGGTTCACAACGTAGTTGAAAATCCGCTTAATGATGAAATTTATTTTAACGAATCATGGGAAAGTGGTCGATTTGCACATAGAAAAAGATATAAGGGAGATTACAATCCTGACATAAAATCATACAACACAAAAACTAAGGCATTTAAAAAATACACAACATATAGAGGTAAAGATTTTGGAGCCACTTTCGATAAAAACGGAACTCTATATTTTAAATCTGATGAAGCCAATGATGAATACAATCTTTACACGTTTAATAACGGTGTGAAAAAATCACTTACAAATTTTAAAACTTCAATAATGTGGCCTAAAGTAAGTGCCAATGGAGAAAAAGTTGTTTTTAGAAAAGATTATCAAATTTATGTTTATGATGTAACCTCTGGAAAAACTAATAAACCAATAATCCGAGTTTTTAAAAACAATACCTTAAATAAAGATCAGAGTTTTAAAACTAAAGGTAAAATAAGCTATTTTGATGTATCACCAGATGATAAAAAGTTAGCTTTTGTTTCGAGAGGTAGATTATTTATTTCTGATATAAAAGGAAAATTTATAAAAGAAATAAAAACGGACCCGATAGAAGCCGTACAAGAGGTAAAATGGTTAAAAAATAATAAAACTTTAATTTATTCGCAATCCTTAAAAGGGTACTACAACTGGTATTCAATAAATGCCGAAGATAATTCCAATAAAAAACAAATAACAAAAATCAATAAGAATAATAGACAACTTACTTTTAATAGTGATAGAACAAAGGGTGTTTATATCAGTGGAAGAAATAATATAATTATCATAGATTTAATTACTTTTAAAACAAACACCATTGTAACTGATGAGTTATGGGGTTTTTATAATAGTAATCCTTATTTTTCTCCAGATGATAAGTATGTAGTTTACAATGCACATCGCAATTTTGAATCTGACATTTTTACTTATGAAATCGCTACAAAAAAAACGACAAACCTAACCAAAACCAAAATATCTGAATCAGAACCTACTTGGTCTCCTGATGGTAAATTCATCTATTTTTCTTCTGATAAACTACAACCAGGCTATCCGATGGGAACAACAAATTCTAAAATTTATCAAATGGCTTTAGACAAATATGAAGCCCCTTTTAAGTTAGATAAAATTGAAAAATTATTTGAAGAAGAGAAAAAAGAGGAATCTAAATCAAAAAAGGAAAAAGACAAAAATAAGGAGGAAGAAAAAGTTGTAAAACCAGTGGTTATTATTAACCCAAATAATGCAATGGAACGTCTAAAACAAATTAGTCCAAGTTTTGGTCAGCAAGAAAATATTACTGTAATAACAAAAGATGATAAAACCTATATTTACTATATTTCTAATCATAGTGAAGGTAAAAACAAACTATGGAAAACTACTTTAGAGCCTTTTGAAAAAAACAAAACTGAAAGTGTAAGTGATAAAGCAATTAATGGTTATCAAATTGTATCCTCTTCTAAAAACAATTATATCCTTTTTGATGGAGCTATTGCAACACTTGATATTGATGGTAATAAGTTAAAGGAAATTGAAACAGATTTCACATTTAATAAAGCTCTTGTAAATGAATTTGATCAAATGTTTTATGATGCTTGGGCGGGTATGGAAGAGAATTTCTATGATGAAAATTTTCATGGTCAAAACTGGCAAAAATTACGCGACCATTATGCTCAATATTTACCCAATGTTACCAGCAGAAATCATTTGAGTTTAATTTTTAATGATATGCTTGGAGAATTGAACACTTCACATTTTGGATTCAACTCTCACGGTGATGAACAAGATGTTTATTACGGTACGCGTTCTTTAGCAACCGGAATTTTATTTAATAATACTGATCCGTTTATCGTAGATGCGATTGTAAAAGAAAGTCCTACAGATGTGAAAGGTAAAAACATAAAAAAGGGTGATGAATTAGTAGCCGTAAATGGAGTCAAAATTGTAAAAACAGAAAATAGAGAAAAATACTTCTCTGTTCCCTCTTTTGAAAATGAAATTACGCTAACATTAAAACGTAAAGGTGTTGAACATAAAGTAAATGTTCATGCTTCATCTACTAATACTATCAAAAGCTTACTTTATGATGAATGGCAAGATCTTAATCAAAACTATGTAGATACTAAATCAAATAATAAAATAGCCTATGTTCATATGAAAAATATGTCTGGTGGCGAATTGACAAAATTTAAAGAAGATTTAGTAAGTAACGAGGCCGATAAAAAGGCTTTAATAGTCGACTTACGTTTTAACACAGGTGGAAATGTACATGATGGTGTGCTTAATTTTTTACAACAAAAAAAATATTTAAATTGGAAATATAGAGAAGGTAAGTTAACCGGCCAGTCTAATTTTAATTATGGTAATAAACCAATTGTTCTTTTAATTAATGAACAATCATTATCTGATGCTGAGATGACTGCGAGTGGATTCAAGGAGTTGGGTTTAGGTACCATTGTAGGAACTGAAACGTATCGATGGATTATATTTACCACAGGTAAATCTTTAGTTGATGGTTCTTTTTATCGATTACCTTCTTGGGGATGTTATACCCTCGATGGAAAAAACTTGGAAAGTGAAGGTGTAAGTCCTGATGTTTATGTCGCTGAAAGCTTTAAAGATAGATTAGATGGTAAGCAGCCTCAATTAGATAAAGCAATTGAAATACTATTAAAAGAACTAAATAAATAG